The Sulfurospirillum oryzae genome contains the following window.
ACATCCCTCCTGAAAAATTGGTCGAGCGACTCAAAGAGGGGAAAATCTACAAACTGCAAAGCGTTGAAAAAGCACTGATGAACTTTTTCAAGCTTGGCAACATCAATGCGCTTCGAGAAATTGCGCTCAAACAAGCCGCAGGACGCGTGAGCAAAGACGTTTATGACTTGTATAAAGAGAATAAACTGGAGCGTTGGGAAGCGGTTGAAAAGGTCATGGTGTGCATTGATGGCAGTGAATTTTCTGCCAATTTGATTCGCTATGCCAAACGGCTCTCTTCGCAGATGAATGCGGAGTGGATCGCGCTTTATGTCGATGACTTCTCAACCAATAACCGCGAAAAATTGGCTAAAAATATCCGTTTAGCTGAAGAGTTAGGCGCTGAGGTCAATACGGTTTCGGGGCAAGATGTCGGCGAAGAGATTTTAAAACATGCCAGAGCGCGATTTGTAACGCACATCGTTGTGGCAAAACGTAAAAAGAACTTTATAGGCAAGTTTTGGCGCATGGATATTGCCGATGAGCTTTTAAATGCAGGCGATGAATTTTGCATTATTTCGTATATCAACAAAACGCATGAGCAAAAATTAGAAGAGTATGCCCTTGATGAACACAAAAAAGAGGAAGCCTCTTTATGGCACTATCTTTTTGGACTCGGTTTGTTGGGCATCATTACGTTTGGTTGTATTGTTTTTAGGAGCTATTTAGAACTTCTCAATGTTGCGCTGCTGATTCTGATTCCTGTGTTAATCGTTGCTTCCAGAGGCGATATGAAAACCTCTATGGTGATTACTTTTGTTGGCGTTGGGCTTTTTAATTATTTCTTTGTACCTCCTATTTATACCTTTGTCGTAAGCGATATTTCGCATCTGTGGAGTTTTTTCATCTTTTTCATTGTGGCGTATCTGATCTCATCGCAAGCGAAAAAGCTGAAGCTTATTGGCGAAGTGATACGCGAACGTGAGAAGAGGGTGAGGCGACTGTATAAACTAAGCCGTCGGGTGACTGCTGTTTCTGAGATGAAACAAGTGATTAAGATAGCGATGCCTTTAATTGCTGAATCACTTGGCAAAGAGACGTTCTTTTTCTTACGAAAGCATGTGGATGAGATGCCAAAACTCTATGCGCATTATGATCCTAAAAGTCCGCTTTCCAGTAAAAAATACGATGCGATGTTTGAAAAATTAGAGGCTATTTTTATCTCTTCGAGTGAAAAAGCAGTCCTTGATTGGTGTTTGGACAATGGCAAAATAGCAGGGGCTGGCACGGACACCTTTTTGGCTTCGGATATGCTCTACATTCCGATTAAAAGCCGCGAGGTCGTTTATGGAGCACTTGGGCTTAAAATCAAACAAGATGAGATGACCACAGAGCTTAAGATGTTTTTAGACTCCGTAACGAGTGT
Protein-coding sequences here:
- a CDS encoding sensor histidine kinase — translated: MNEDVLETSDPVLQEIKNRRETGELTLFFGALAGVGKTYTMLRNAKELLQSGKRVLIGYVEMHGRAETERLTQGIPFIAPKKIVYRGSTLYELDIDAILEAKPDVVLIDELAHSNAPTSRHQKRYQDVLEILDNGIDVYSTMNVQHLESLNDLVLQITGVKVTETVPDSILERVDKIQIIDIPPEKLVERLKEGKIYKLQSVEKALMNFFKLGNINALREIALKQAAGRVSKDVYDLYKENKLERWEAVEKVMVCIDGSEFSANLIRYAKRLSSQMNAEWIALYVDDFSTNNREKLAKNIRLAEELGAEVNTVSGQDVGEEILKHARARFVTHIVVAKRKKNFIGKFWRMDIADELLNAGDEFCIISYINKTHEQKLEEYALDEHKKEEASLWHYLFGLGLLGIITFGCIVFRSYLELLNVALLILIPVLIVASRGDMKTSMVITFVGVGLFNYFFVPPIYTFVVSDISHLWSFFIFFIVAYLISSQAKKLKLIGEVIREREKRVRRLYKLSRRVTAVSEMKQVIKIAMPLIAESLGKETFFFLRKHVDEMPKLYAHYDPKSPLSSKKYDAMFEKLEAIFISSSEKAVLDWCLDNGKIAGAGTDTFLASDMLYIPIKSREVVYGALGLKIKQDEMTTELKMFLDSVTSVMAVSFERISLSEKNSKNAITLAREELKNALYGSISHDLRTPLASILGMVSMLKTDEAWLDDKKRVIISQVIFSAKKMERLMNNLLDSARFESHQVVLKKDWCDVADIFSQAAREFEDILKERNFSIKIEEESGIFKADCVLIERVVVNLLENAIKYSQHGSAITLGFQKEGSWWKIFVLNEDSHISDEDLKMVFEKFFRIKGISDDINGSGLGLFICKKIVEAHEGTIWARNVENSVIFEFNIPIEEE